A window of the Armatimonadota bacterium genome harbors these coding sequences:
- the kdsA gene encoding 3-deoxy-8-phosphooctulonate synthase, whose protein sequence is MTREIRIGDISVGGNKPIALIAGPCVIESRDICFEIAERAKSICDDLGIGYVFKASFDKANRMSVSSFRGLGMEHGLGALADIRASLGVPVLTDVHEVWQVKPVAEVVDVLQVPAFLCRQTDLVLAAASAGKPVNFKKAQFMSPAEMRPVAEKAASTGNESILLTERGSSFGYGNLVVDMRSLVVMRELGYPVVFDATHSVQRPGGLGTASGGDPQFVPYLVRAACGVGIDALFIETHPDPSKALSDAATMISLDTLESVLSEARAVDALVKNARAEP, encoded by the coding sequence ATGACAAGAGAGATCAGAATCGGAGACATCAGCGTCGGCGGCAACAAGCCGATCGCGCTCATCGCCGGCCCATGCGTCATCGAGAGCCGGGACATCTGCTTCGAGATAGCCGAACGAGCGAAGTCAATCTGCGATGATCTCGGCATAGGCTACGTCTTCAAGGCGTCTTTCGACAAGGCCAACCGCATGTCGGTGTCTTCGTTCCGCGGCCTCGGGATGGAGCACGGTCTCGGGGCGCTGGCGGACATCAGGGCCTCCCTCGGGGTGCCCGTTCTCACCGACGTACACGAAGTCTGGCAGGTGAAGCCGGTCGCCGAGGTCGTTGACGTGCTTCAGGTACCGGCATTCCTCTGCCGGCAGACCGACCTCGTGCTCGCGGCGGCGTCGGCCGGGAAGCCGGTCAACTTCAAGAAGGCGCAGTTCATGTCCCCCGCCGAGATGAGGCCGGTCGCCGAGAAAGCCGCGTCCACCGGCAATGAGAGCATCCTGCTCACGGAGCGCGGATCGAGTTTCGGCTACGGCAACCTTGTCGTGGATATGCGCAGCCTCGTCGTTATGAGAGAGTTGGGCTACCCGGTCGTCTTCGACGCGACCCACAGCGTTCAGCGCCCGGGCGGGCTTGGGACGGCTTCCGGGGGCGACCCTCAGTTCGTGCCTTACCTGGTCCGCGCCGCGTGCGGCGTCGGCATAGACGCCCTCTTCATCGAGACGCACCCCGATCCGTCGAAGGCCCTCTCGGACGCGGCGACCATGATCTCGCTCGACACGCTGGAATCGGTGCTCAGCGAGGCCCGGGCGGTGGATGCTCTGGTGAAGAACGCGCGGGCCGAACCTTGA
- a CDS encoding bifunctional hydroxymethylpyrimidine kinase/phosphomethylpyrimidine kinase: MSHATLNSIIARFAGRHVLVIGDVMIDEYVWGNARRISPEAPVMVVEVERESYMPGGAANVVNNIQALGGKTSMVGVVGDDEYGLRLRECLFRAGVDAGGLVVDSSRPTTRKTRIIAHSQQVVRVDREQSARLSPSVARGLSSMIEQRLPTADVVVFSDYDKGVACGPVVRAAIEGARSIGKRVVANLKPGTARQFKSASVVTINQFEAEALSRIAITEDRDLDRASARIMKSLKPEALVITRGPRGMRVVTGSESEDIPPHLVEVYDAAGAGDTVVSVLALSLAAGAEIRDAAVLANCAGAAVVRKVGVATVTADEIRFLLGEGGSR, from the coding sequence TTGTCTCACGCAACGTTGAACAGCATAATCGCTCGGTTCGCCGGCAGGCACGTCCTCGTCATCGGCGATGTGATGATAGACGAGTACGTCTGGGGCAACGCGCGCCGCATTTCTCCGGAGGCTCCGGTCATGGTCGTCGAGGTCGAGCGCGAATCCTATATGCCGGGAGGAGCCGCGAACGTCGTCAATAACATCCAGGCGCTCGGCGGGAAGACCTCGATGGTCGGCGTCGTCGGCGACGACGAGTATGGTCTCCGGCTCAGGGAGTGCCTCTTCCGGGCCGGAGTTGATGCGGGCGGCCTGGTTGTGGATTCGTCAAGGCCCACGACGCGCAAGACCAGGATCATTGCCCACAGTCAGCAGGTGGTGCGGGTGGACCGCGAACAAAGCGCCAGGCTGAGCCCCTCGGTCGCAAGAGGACTCTCTTCGATGATCGAGCAACGCCTGCCGACTGCGGACGTGGTCGTCTTTTCCGATTACGACAAAGGCGTGGCGTGCGGGCCGGTCGTGCGCGCGGCGATCGAGGGCGCGCGGAGCATCGGCAAGCGGGTCGTCGCCAACCTCAAGCCCGGCACCGCGAGGCAGTTCAAATCGGCCTCGGTCGTGACGATCAACCAGTTTGAAGCCGAGGCGCTGTCCCGTATCGCGATCACCGAAGACCGAGACCTCGACCGCGCTTCCGCGCGCATCATGAAGTCCCTGAAGCCTGAGGCACTCGTGATCACCCGAGGACCTCGCGGAATGAGGGTCGTGACCGGCAGCGAGTCCGAGGATATCCCGCCGCACCTCGTTGAGGTGTACGATGCCGCGGGCGCGGGCGACACCGTCGTGAGCGTGCTGGCCCTGTCACTCGCCGCCGGAGCGGAGATCCGTGATGCGGCCGTCCTCGCCAACTGCGCCGGGGCCGCCGTCGTCCGCAAGGTCGGCGTCGCGACCGTGACGGCGGACGAGATTCGTTTCCTGTTGGGCGAAGGAGGAAGCAGATGA
- the kdsB gene encoding 3-deoxy-manno-octulosonate cytidylyltransferase has translation MTITKIVRRSVLKGLLDEMRGQGKRIVFTNGCFDILHVGHLRYLQEARSLGDCLVVGVNTDESVRQIKGPDRPLVSEFDRAELLTGLKCVDYVTLFCEETPCSLIDELRPDIHAKGGDYRADDLPEAEIVKSYGGEVRILPEVEGKSTTNLVKRMHSAMPGREGQCRPDVAGRAAVGIIPARLAATRLPNKPLLDIAGKPMIQWVYEHASEARSLTEVLVATPDEEIFRAVEAFGGKAVITSAEHLSGTDRLAEAAQSPACPDADVIVNIQGDEPLLDPAAIDLLAEAILADPTVPMASLMCPLQNDEADDPAVVKVVTDPRGFALYFSRARIPYPRQPAESWKHIGVYAYTRDFLLEFPMLCPTPLEQAESLEQLRALENGYPIRMVATDFAPTSVDTPDDLEKVRAALEQAA, from the coding sequence ATGACCATCACGAAGATCGTGCGGCGTTCGGTGCTGAAGGGCCTCCTCGACGAAATGCGCGGGCAGGGCAAACGGATCGTCTTCACCAACGGCTGCTTCGATATCCTTCACGTGGGCCATCTGCGCTATCTGCAGGAGGCGAGGTCCCTCGGCGACTGCCTGGTCGTCGGTGTCAATACCGACGAGTCCGTCAGGCAGATCAAAGGCCCGGACCGCCCCCTCGTGTCCGAGTTCGATCGCGCGGAGCTGCTCACCGGGCTGAAATGCGTGGATTACGTTACTCTCTTCTGCGAGGAGACTCCCTGCTCGCTGATCGACGAGCTCAGGCCGGACATCCATGCCAAGGGCGGCGACTATCGGGCAGATGATCTCCCGGAGGCCGAAATCGTCAAGTCCTACGGAGGCGAGGTCCGCATCCTCCCGGAAGTCGAGGGGAAGTCAACCACCAATCTCGTGAAGAGGATGCACTCCGCGATGCCGGGTCGGGAGGGGCAGTGCAGGCCCGACGTCGCCGGACGCGCCGCAGTCGGAATCATCCCCGCCAGGCTTGCCGCGACGCGACTGCCGAACAAGCCCCTGCTCGACATCGCCGGGAAGCCGATGATCCAGTGGGTCTACGAGCACGCCAGTGAGGCCAGATCGCTCACGGAAGTGCTGGTGGCGACTCCCGACGAGGAGATATTCCGCGCGGTCGAGGCTTTCGGCGGCAAGGCCGTCATTACCTCTGCCGAACACCTGTCCGGCACCGACCGCCTCGCGGAAGCCGCCCAGTCGCCGGCCTGTCCCGATGCAGACGTGATAGTGAACATCCAGGGCGACGAGCCGCTCCTCGACCCCGCGGCGATTGATCTGCTGGCGGAGGCGATCCTCGCGGACCCGACGGTGCCGATGGCGAGCCTGATGTGCCCTCTGCAGAACGACGAGGCCGACGATCCCGCCGTCGTGAAGGTCGTGACCGACCCGCGTGGTTTCGCTCTCTATTTCAGCCGGGCGCGCATCCCGTATCCCAGACAGCCTGCGGAGTCGTGGAAGCATATCGGCGTCTACGCGTACACCCGCGATTTCCTGCTGGAGTTCCCGATGCTCTGCCCGACTCCGCTGGAGCAGGCCGAATCGTTGGAACAGCTTCGCGCGCTCGAGAACGGCTACCCGATCAGGATGGTCGCGACCGATTTCGCGCCGACCAGCGTTGATACGCCCGACGACCTCGAGAAGGTTCGGGCGGCACTGGAGCAAGCAGCATGA
- a CDS encoding PQQ-binding-like beta-propeller repeat protein, which translates to MKAVRTTGVVLLALLCLTAGIGQAAMDYAAGPGTIGYALTQPDGARVSLTMVIIGRVDTAGVSVHEWWDKTTFIPALFSPPPALRPGQTIDLEGIMTTLPRGGRAVLCDRIACYLDRYGYLTPSVPPLKGLFDPSVWPTRGWLEVRPSVSLFSLSSLETTLLLDDPQPPSGGESPTASPLSFTAGTVPWAKSLSDGSPIALVGQIVTASRGQLGDYLYIEEPDRSAGIRVETDAAVSTGDAVVIGSGTVQTSPDGERFISATDVRRVCASVVRASGIINRDLGGEDFVYDEQDGSGQRGVVAGRGLNNIGLLVKIWGTVTQVNPLDNYFYIDDGSALSDGTQTSQVDNVGVRVVPAAGATFPETNDILELTGISSCMIPDGEDEPIRLLRVPAPPLHVTTNGDDEEDGLSWENAKLTVTAAIQAASSGQEIWVASGVYTENVAIDKAVGLYGGFGGTESSRNQRDWVANETTLDGDGADSVVTCSNVTGAVIDGFTIRNGYAEIGGGIKCANASPTIAHNTIIGNTSHGGVADARGGGIYCSGGSPIITDNVISSNHAASGASGSYGGGIYCDSCPAGRIANNTIVANTVPSSPEDNCHGGGVYISGNAPVIANNIIAFNASGIYATSESAEMLGNCVYNPVRYNYSWLPNPTGTNGNISADPLFADFNGGDYHLQSGQSSSPCIDSGSNDHVLSTTDMDGEYRVRSGTVDIGADETTGCISSLLMVSVGAVPAGSQALVAVYVFDPVNGVPVADCQVTLSVSGGTLVSPAGGGGYTGSDGRLTAIVEKDGPGYATVTASITSCSAQVSRSAEAFFYVPNDGWPMFMHDPQHTGASLAFDCTASQALGSPEWTAAVPTANTDRNGVFSHPNPRSGSVIFPHPYIDSSPVHAPGCPVIVGAWAGGNYSASTGYVAAFDPTTGDSEWRYPAAGYIGGVASTPAIFTVGTDKRVVVGSMDGRVYCLNAQTGALIWSYQTLNRAGTGNGKVLASPTVYQGRVYIGNESSRMYCLDGETTSVNGELEWSYDLPTYDDPSDDYEDLTGLSSVAIGVVGSEARVYVGSDNGRLYCLSTEDSPANRVIWTYPDPEAPDPFDKPLGCIESSPTVCDGTVYVGTSWYQGTDLVALDADTGGLVWSHGLDEEVRATCAALAGHIYIGVDTGRLLHRIRADDGHPVNLFDAGDYFLGSAALTASSSGLLYVGNDNGNFYVSQQTALSPPHASHATAGYVCSSPAISYAVEPNARWVYVVSRGDNGRQDGAGTLYAFSTLR; encoded by the coding sequence GTGAAAGCTGTAAGAACAACGGGGGTGGTATTACTCGCGCTTCTCTGCCTGACCGCCGGTATAGGACAAGCGGCGATGGACTACGCCGCCGGCCCCGGCACGATCGGGTACGCACTCACTCAGCCTGACGGAGCGCGCGTGAGCCTCACCATGGTGATCATCGGACGAGTAGACACCGCCGGAGTGTCCGTTCACGAATGGTGGGACAAGACGACCTTCATTCCGGCGCTGTTCAGCCCTCCGCCGGCACTCCGCCCCGGGCAGACCATTGATCTCGAAGGCATCATGACCACGCTTCCCAGGGGCGGAAGAGCCGTCCTCTGCGACCGGATCGCCTGCTACCTCGACAGATACGGCTACCTCACCCCGAGCGTTCCTCCCCTGAAGGGCCTCTTCGATCCGAGCGTCTGGCCTACCCGAGGATGGTTGGAAGTCAGGCCGTCCGTATCCCTGTTCAGCCTTTCGTCTCTTGAGACGACTCTGCTCCTGGATGATCCCCAGCCGCCCAGTGGAGGCGAGTCGCCGACTGCATCGCCGCTCAGCTTCACTGCGGGCACGGTCCCCTGGGCGAAGAGCCTTTCGGACGGCAGTCCCATCGCGCTGGTCGGCCAGATCGTCACGGCGAGCAGGGGACAACTGGGCGACTACCTGTATATCGAGGAGCCCGACCGATCAGCGGGGATCAGGGTGGAGACGGATGCGGCGGTGAGCACGGGCGATGCAGTGGTCATCGGGTCGGGCACTGTGCAGACATCCCCTGACGGTGAGCGCTTCATCTCAGCAACCGATGTCCGGCGAGTCTGTGCATCTGTGGTTCGGGCGTCCGGGATCATCAACCGCGATCTCGGCGGAGAGGACTTCGTCTATGACGAGCAAGACGGAAGCGGACAGCGCGGAGTAGTCGCCGGCCGAGGCTTAAACAATATAGGGCTGCTCGTGAAGATCTGGGGCACGGTGACCCAGGTGAATCCGCTCGACAACTACTTCTACATAGACGACGGCTCCGCCCTGAGCGACGGGACTCAGACCTCTCAAGTGGATAACGTCGGTGTCCGGGTCGTGCCTGCCGCCGGCGCGACGTTTCCCGAGACGAACGACATCCTGGAGTTGACAGGCATCAGTAGCTGCATGATCCCCGACGGCGAGGACGAACCGATCCGACTCCTGCGCGTTCCGGCTCCTCCGCTGCACGTGACCACGAACGGAGACGACGAAGAAGACGGTCTGTCGTGGGAGAACGCCAAGCTCACCGTTACCGCAGCGATACAGGCTGCATCCTCCGGGCAGGAGATATGGGTGGCGAGCGGCGTCTACACGGAGAACGTCGCGATAGACAAGGCAGTCGGACTCTACGGCGGCTTCGGCGGAACGGAGTCTTCCCGGAATCAGCGGGATTGGGTAGCCAACGAGACTACTCTTGACGGCGACGGTGCAGATAGCGTCGTCACGTGCAGCAACGTTACCGGTGCCGTCATTGACGGCTTCACCATTCGGAACGGTTACGCCGAAATCGGAGGCGGGATCAAGTGTGCGAACGCGTCACCCACAATCGCCCACAACACGATTATCGGGAATACGAGTCACGGGGGAGTGGCCGACGCTCGTGGTGGGGGTATCTACTGCTCGGGTGGCTCTCCGATCATCACGGACAACGTGATCAGTTCCAACCACGCCGCCTCCGGAGCCAGCGGTTCATATGGGGGTGGCATCTACTGCGACTCATGCCCAGCCGGCCGCATAGCCAACAACACGATCGTGGCCAACACCGTCCCCTCTTCCCCGGAAGACAATTGCCACGGCGGCGGTGTGTACATCAGCGGCAACGCGCCGGTGATTGCCAACAACATCATCGCCTTCAACGCCTCGGGCATATACGCGACTTCGGAAAGCGCTGAGATGCTCGGCAACTGCGTATACAACCCGGTCAGGTACAACTACTCCTGGTTGCCGAATCCTACCGGAACGAACGGAAACATATCCGCCGACCCGCTGTTCGCCGACTTCAACGGCGGCGACTACCATCTCCAGTCGGGGCAGTCGAGTTCTCCTTGCATAGACTCGGGAAGCAACGACCATGTGCTCTCGACGACAGATATGGACGGCGAATACCGCGTCCGGTCCGGTACGGTGGACATCGGAGCCGACGAGACGACCGGCTGTATCAGCAGCTTGCTGATGGTGTCTGTCGGGGCAGTGCCGGCGGGCAGCCAGGCTCTGGTCGCGGTCTATGTCTTCGACCCGGTGAACGGCGTGCCGGTCGCGGACTGTCAGGTAACCCTCTCCGTCTCGGGCGGGACGCTCGTCAGTCCGGCAGGCGGAGGCGGGTACACCGGCAGCGACGGACGGCTCACCGCGATTGTGGAGAAGGACGGCCCGGGCTACGCGACGGTGACCGCGTCCATAACTTCCTGTTCCGCGCAGGTGTCAAGGAGCGCTGAAGCGTTCTTCTATGTGCCTAACGACGGCTGGCCGATGTTCATGCACGATCCGCAGCACACAGGGGCGAGCCTCGCGTTCGACTGCACGGCGTCACAGGCCCTTGGTTCGCCGGAGTGGACCGCAGCCGTACCTACCGCCAATACGGACCGCAACGGCGTGTTCAGCCATCCCAATCCGAGGAGCGGAAGTGTGATTTTCCCACACCCATACATTGATTCCAGTCCGGTTCACGCGCCCGGATGCCCGGTGATCGTCGGCGCGTGGGCGGGCGGCAACTACTCCGCGTCCACTGGGTACGTGGCCGCATTCGACCCTACGACGGGAGACAGTGAGTGGCGATATCCCGCTGCCGGGTACATCGGCGGCGTGGCATCCACACCGGCGATCTTCACCGTGGGCACTGATAAGCGAGTGGTGGTCGGTTCGATGGATGGGAGGGTCTACTGCCTGAATGCCCAGACAGGAGCGCTTATCTGGTCATATCAGACGCTAAACAGGGCGGGAACGGGCAACGGCAAGGTACTCGCTTCTCCCACGGTCTATCAGGGACGCGTCTACATCGGAAACGAAAGCTCCCGGATGTACTGTCTTGACGGTGAGACTACCAGCGTTAATGGCGAACTGGAGTGGTCGTATGACCTGCCAACATATGATGATCCGTCTGACGATTACGAAGATCTCACCGGACTGAGTTCGGTGGCAATCGGAGTCGTGGGGAGTGAGGCGCGGGTATACGTGGGGAGCGACAACGGACGCCTCTATTGCCTCTCCACCGAGGATAGTCCCGCCAACCGCGTGATCTGGACATATCCTGACCCAGAGGCACCGGACCCGTTTGACAAACCTCTTGGGTGCATTGAATCGTCGCCGACGGTCTGTGACGGCACCGTATACGTAGGAACGTCGTGGTACCAAGGGACTGACCTGGTTGCCCTTGATGCCGACACAGGAGGTCTCGTCTGGAGCCACGGTCTAGATGAGGAGGTCCGCGCCACATGTGCGGCTCTGGCTGGACACATCTACATCGGCGTGGATACAGGACGCCTTCTCCACAGAATCAGGGCAGACGACGGGCACCCGGTAAATCTATTTGATGCCGGTGACTACTTCTTGGGATCTGCTGCCCTAACCGCTTCCTCGTCAGGTCTGCTCTACGTTGGAAACGATAACGGCAACTTCTACGTCTCGCAGCAAACCGCCCTAAGCCCTCCGCATGCGTCACACGCCACGGCGGGATATGTGTGCTCTAGCCCGGCCATATCCTATGCTGTCGAGCCGAACGCAAGATGGGTCTATGTGGTATCGCGGGGGGACAACGGCAGACAAGACGGGGCGGGTACGCTGTATGCGTTCTCAACCCTGAGATAG
- a CDS encoding glycosyltransferase family 4 protein, giving the protein MRPLVILHTESSSGWGGQEMRVISEVVGMLGRGHRVMLACRRGSEIARRAREKNIETYIMSLHGAFDIAGIRRVRAFLRRREVDIVNTHSSKDSWCAGFAARLSGDVKVVRTRHLSIPVKRSFETRLLYGSLHDTVVTAGETLRRHIIERVDLDPARVLSIPTGIDLDAFDPDRVTGSAFRDEIGADDTNPVIGSVGMLRHMKGHSYLIEAAASVLQEYPQARFVLAGDGPSAGALRERLSARASELGIADKFLMLGYREDIPEVMAGLDVFVHPSIGYEGVPQVVSQAMAMRRPVVATDVGAVCEQVVNGRTGILVEKANSRQLAQGILTVLKNPDTAARMGENGRRLVEDRYSLDTMLDETERLYARLLSED; this is encoded by the coding sequence ATGCGCCCGTTGGTTATCCTGCACACGGAATCATCAAGCGGATGGGGCGGCCAGGAGATGCGCGTCATCTCCGAGGTCGTCGGGATGCTAGGTCGCGGACACCGCGTGATGCTTGCCTGCCGCAGAGGCTCGGAGATCGCCCGGCGCGCGAGAGAGAAGAACATCGAGACCTACATAATGTCGCTGCACGGCGCGTTCGACATCGCCGGCATCCGTCGCGTGCGAGCATTCCTGCGCCGCCGCGAAGTGGATATCGTCAACACCCACAGTTCGAAGGACAGCTGGTGCGCCGGGTTCGCGGCCAGGCTCTCGGGCGACGTCAAGGTCGTCCGCACGCGGCACCTCTCGATCCCCGTGAAGAGGAGCTTCGAGACCAGACTGCTCTACGGGTCCCTTCATGATACCGTCGTCACCGCCGGAGAGACCCTCAGGCGCCACATCATCGAGCGCGTTGACCTCGATCCCGCGCGGGTCCTCTCCATCCCCACCGGCATAGACCTCGACGCCTTCGATCCGGACCGCGTAACCGGCAGCGCCTTCCGGGACGAGATAGGGGCCGACGACACGAATCCGGTCATCGGCTCCGTCGGCATGCTCCGACACATGAAGGGCCATTCCTACCTGATCGAGGCCGCCGCTTCGGTGTTGCAGGAGTACCCGCAGGCCCGGTTCGTCCTCGCCGGTGACGGGCCTTCCGCCGGCGCGCTGAGAGAGCGCCTGTCGGCGCGCGCGTCCGAACTCGGGATCGCGGACAAGTTCCTGATGCTGGGCTACAGGGAGGACATACCCGAGGTGATGGCGGGCCTCGATGTCTTCGTCCACCCCTCGATCGGCTATGAAGGCGTGCCTCAGGTCGTCAGCCAGGCGATGGCGATGCGCCGCCCGGTCGTAGCCACGGATGTCGGCGCGGTGTGCGAACAGGTCGTCAACGGACGCACGGGCATCCTGGTTGAGAAAGCGAACTCCCGTCAACTTGCTCAGGGTATTCTGACCGTCCTGAAGAACCCTGACACGGCCGCGCGGATGGGAGAGAACGGACGCCGCCTGGTAGAGGATCGTTACAGTCTAGATACGATGCTCGATGAGACCGAGAGACTGTACGCACGGCTTCTTTCTGAGGACTGA
- a CDS encoding Gfo/Idh/MocA family oxidoreductase, whose amino-acid sequence MSDKIRIGLIGCGGIMRGHARRLLGMPEVEIVALDDISDEMLGRFYEFIPEVKGLPVFYDYREMLEKVELDAVEIATPHTLHFQQTMDCLDAGKHVLLEKPMVCTVDHAHKLLAKVEEKDRVLVLSYQRHYQPAFRYMRDVIREGKLGEVTYVSALLCQDWKRSQAGKWRQDPALSGGGQLNDSGSHLVDIILWTTGLAVDEVCGYIDNLGTLVDINSALSMKFKNGAQATVSVVGDAPCWYEDFTIWGEQGVLFYRNGQLTHCGPDGKIFTPEELPEGGNPDQNLADAILGRDTVWAPPICGLRVIELTEASWKSAELGRPVKVASL is encoded by the coding sequence ATGTCAGACAAGATTCGAATCGGACTCATCGGATGCGGCGGAATCATGCGGGGGCACGCGAGGAGGCTGCTCGGAATGCCCGAGGTCGAGATCGTCGCGCTCGACGACATAAGCGACGAGATGCTGGGCAGGTTCTACGAGTTCATCCCTGAGGTGAAGGGACTCCCCGTCTTCTACGACTATCGGGAGATGCTCGAGAAGGTCGAACTGGACGCCGTCGAGATCGCCACCCCGCACACCCTGCATTTCCAGCAGACGATGGACTGCCTCGACGCGGGCAAGCACGTCCTACTGGAGAAGCCGATGGTCTGCACGGTGGACCATGCTCACAAGCTGCTCGCGAAGGTCGAGGAGAAGGACCGTGTCCTCGTGCTATCCTATCAGCGGCACTATCAGCCCGCGTTCCGATACATGCGCGACGTCATCCGCGAGGGCAAGCTGGGCGAAGTGACGTACGTATCCGCTCTCCTGTGCCAGGACTGGAAGCGCAGTCAGGCCGGCAAGTGGCGCCAGGACCCGGCGCTCAGCGGGGGAGGGCAGCTCAATGACTCCGGCAGCCACCTGGTTGACATCATCCTCTGGACGACCGGCCTCGCCGTGGACGAGGTCTGCGGCTACATAGACAACCTCGGCACGCTCGTGGACATCAACTCCGCGCTCTCGATGAAGTTCAAGAACGGCGCCCAGGCAACGGTCAGCGTCGTCGGCGATGCTCCCTGCTGGTACGAGGACTTCACGATCTGGGGCGAGCAGGGTGTGCTTTTCTACCGCAACGGCCAGCTCACGCACTGCGGCCCGGACGGCAAGATCTTTACGCCCGAGGAGCTCCCCGAGGGAGGCAACCCCGATCAGAACCTGGCGGACGCCATCCTCGGCCGCGACACAGTGTGGGCGCCGCCGATCTGCGGCCTGCGCGTGATCGAGCTCACCGAGGCATCATGGAAGTCCGCGGAACTCGGCCGGCCGGTGAAGGTGGCCAGTCTCTGA
- a CDS encoding C40 family peptidase, translated as MASLAALLFISGQALADQTHTVRAGDTLYSIAKKYSVTVSDIEKANGLAPGKPIRAEQKLVIPSDELSAGSIARIAKDNVPLVANGKPAGTLSRGTEVTFLHEKNGALAVRLAYGKMGCVPCGSLEAVGPDDAPTVNRQQFGRDIARTAYAYRGSRYRRGGMSARGFDCSGFVKYVYQTKGINLPRTASSMFGCGTPVAKADLREGDIIFFANTYRRGISHVGMYLGNGEFIHASTSRTGVKVSRLDEAYYQRKYAGARRIKDD; from the coding sequence GTGGCATCACTGGCAGCACTGTTGTTCATTTCAGGTCAAGCCCTCGCGGACCAGACGCATACGGTCCGCGCGGGAGACACCCTCTACTCCATAGCGAAGAAGTACTCCGTCACCGTATCCGACATCGAGAAGGCCAACGGTCTGGCCCCCGGCAAGCCGATTCGGGCCGAGCAGAAACTCGTCATCCCGTCGGATGAGCTGTCGGCCGGTTCGATCGCCCGCATCGCGAAAGACAACGTCCCGCTGGTGGCCAACGGCAAGCCTGCCGGAACGCTTTCGAGAGGCACTGAAGTGACCTTCCTCCACGAAAAGAACGGCGCGCTGGCTGTCCGCCTTGCGTACGGCAAGATGGGGTGCGTGCCCTGCGGATCGCTAGAAGCCGTCGGTCCTGACGACGCGCCGACCGTCAACCGCCAGCAGTTCGGCCGCGATATCGCCCGGACGGCATACGCTTACAGAGGCTCCAGGTACCGCAGGGGCGGCATGTCCGCGCGCGGGTTCGACTGCTCCGGCTTCGTGAAGTACGTCTATCAGACCAAGGGAATCAACCTTCCCCGCACCGCCAGTTCCATGTTCGGCTGCGGCACCCCGGTTGCGAAGGCCGATCTCCGGGAAGGCGACATCATCTTCTTCGCAAACACCTACCGGCGCGGCATATCCCACGTCGGCATGTACCTCGGCAACGGTGAGTTCATCCACGCCAGCACATCGCGTACCGGCGTCAAAGTCAGCAGGCTTGATGAAGCCTACTACCAGCGCAAGTACGCCGGCGCCCGCCGTATCAAGGACGACTAG